In Aptenodytes patagonicus chromosome 6, bAptPat1.pri.cur, whole genome shotgun sequence, one genomic interval encodes:
- the LOC143161710 gene encoding transcription cofactor HES-6-like isoform X1: protein MAPSFRPGKGRSPRGDEDCAEARADRKTRKPLVEKKRRARINESLQELRLLLADSEFQAKLENAEVLELTVRRVQAVLERRSLEGGRLHREASERFAAGYIQCMHEVHTFVSSCPGIDATTAAELLNHLLESMPLNEGGFPDLIADILADPALGPWPSSEALAPAAEASLGLALPASAPSPSPSEETCSDSDEVEAEPGQTSTDGLDASRTHGLPSPSLPKSMWRPW from the exons ATGGCGCCCTCCTTCCGGCCCGGCAAGGGCCGCTCGCCGCGGGGGGACGAGGACTGCGCGGAGGCCAGGGCCGACAGGAAG ACGAGGAAGCCGCTGGTGGAGAAGAAGCGCCGGGCGCGGATCAACGAGAGCCTGCAggagctgcggctgctgctggcCGACAGCGAg TTTCAGGCGAAGCTGGAGAACGCGGAGGTGCTGGAGCTGACGGTGCGGCGGGTGCAGGCCGTGCTGGAGCGCCGCTCCCTGG AGGGCGGGCGGCTGCACCGCGAGGCCAGCGAGCGCTTCGCCGCCGGCTACATCCAGTGCATGCACGAGGTGCACACCTTCGTCTCCAGCTGCCCTGGCATCGATGCCACCACGGCTGCTGAGCTGCTCAACCACCTGCTGGAGTCCATGCCCCTCAACGAGGGCGGCTTCCCGGACTTGATCGCGGACATTTTGGCAGATCCTGCCCTCGGCCCCTGGCCCAGCAGTGAGGCGCTGGCCCCAGCGGCCGAGGCCTCCCTGGGCCTTGCTCTCCCTGCCTCAGCACCCTCGCCCTCCCCCAGTGAAGAGACCTGCTCCGACTCGGATGAGGTGGAGGCCGAGCCTGGCCAGACCTCCACTGATGGACTGGACGCTTCCCGGACGCATGGCCTGCCTTCGCCTAGCTTACCCAAATCGATGTGGAGACCCTGGTAA
- the LOC143161710 gene encoding transcription cofactor HES-6-like isoform X2: MAPSFRPGKGRSPRGDEDCAEARADRKFQAKLENAEVLELTVRRVQAVLERRSLEGGRLHREASERFAAGYIQCMHEVHTFVSSCPGIDATTAAELLNHLLESMPLNEGGFPDLIADILADPALGPWPSSEALAPAAEASLGLALPASAPSPSPSEETCSDSDEVEAEPGQTSTDGLDASRTHGLPSPSLPKSMWRPW, encoded by the exons ATGGCGCCCTCCTTCCGGCCCGGCAAGGGCCGCTCGCCGCGGGGGGACGAGGACTGCGCGGAGGCCAGGGCCGACAGGAAG TTTCAGGCGAAGCTGGAGAACGCGGAGGTGCTGGAGCTGACGGTGCGGCGGGTGCAGGCCGTGCTGGAGCGCCGCTCCCTGG AGGGCGGGCGGCTGCACCGCGAGGCCAGCGAGCGCTTCGCCGCCGGCTACATCCAGTGCATGCACGAGGTGCACACCTTCGTCTCCAGCTGCCCTGGCATCGATGCCACCACGGCTGCTGAGCTGCTCAACCACCTGCTGGAGTCCATGCCCCTCAACGAGGGCGGCTTCCCGGACTTGATCGCGGACATTTTGGCAGATCCTGCCCTCGGCCCCTGGCCCAGCAGTGAGGCGCTGGCCCCAGCGGCCGAGGCCTCCCTGGGCCTTGCTCTCCCTGCCTCAGCACCCTCGCCCTCCCCCAGTGAAGAGACCTGCTCCGACTCGGATGAGGTGGAGGCCGAGCCTGGCCAGACCTCCACTGATGGACTGGACGCTTCCCGGACGCATGGCCTGCCTTCGCCTAGCTTACCCAAATCGATGTGGAGACCCTGGTAA